The region TTGCATTTGAACACTAAGATCTTCTTTTAGATTATGAAATACATCAATATATCTTGGAGTATCAATATAATTATCATCAATATCTCCTGCAAAATAAAATGCTTCAACTTTTTTCCATGATTTTATGAAAGTAGTAAAGTTTTGTGCAGAATAATCTTTTTTTAGAATTTGTGCATTTTTTATAGTATTGTCAACATTTACTATTGAAACATTTTTTAAAATAGAATCAAGCATAGTATCTTTTGCAAATAATGACATGAAACTTATAATAAGTATCAAAAATATTTTTTTCATTATAATCCTTTTAGAAACTCAATTAAAAGTTTCTTTTCTTTTTTATTTAAAGCAACATAATTTTCTTTTGCCTTTGTTGCTTCTCCTCCATGCCATAAAATAGCCTCTTGAAATGTATTCGCTCGTCCATCATGTAATAATCTATAAGCTTTTCTTTCAACAGTATATCCCCACAATGGAGTTGTTCTAAATTCATTTTTTGAAGCTTGAAACTCACTTCTTCCATCACTTAAACCCTCTCCCATATCATGTAATAAAAGATCCGAAAAAGTATAAATATCTGTACCGTCATTTGCTTTTAATGAGGGCACATGACAAGAAGTACATCCAATCTTAGAAAATACTTCTATACCTTTTTCAAAGTTTTTACTTTTTGTTGGAGTATAAGTTGGAAGATTTTCTAAATAATAAGTAATTGCATCTAATCTTTCATCTGTAATATCTATCTCATCTCTAGCTTTTGGAGCTTTTAAACAAGCAGTTTGAGATTTAGTACAATTCTCACCTTTTAAAAGACTTGTTGTCAATCCCATATCATTAAATGCTGCATTTGCTATTTGTTCTTTTACAAAAGCAACACTTGCTTTATATGTAAATCTCCCTAACTCTTCTTTTTTTGTAATTTTTGAGTAAACATAATTTGCTCTTCCACTTATTCCATCATGATTTGAATCATTTTCATCCACATTTGCAAGAATTGATTTTTCATCTATTTTTGAAAGCAAACCCATTCCATAAAGCGTTGGAGCAATTCTGTATGATATATTTGTTGAATTAGTAAGATGACCATAATTTAGATTTTTTAAAGTATATTTTGGTTTATAAATATAGTGTTCTTTATTGTCAAAAAAAAGTTTTATTTTCTCAAAGTCAATATTTACATTTGCTTCATATGGAACACCTTGTACCCCACTTATAGATATTTGAGCACCATAAACTGAATCAGGAATAAAACCATCTCTTTTTAAAATATTTTTATGCAATTTTGAATTATCTGAGTCAATTGAAAGTTTTGGAATTAAAGACTTTGAAGCTTCATTTTTTTTATTGTATAAAACACCTCTTGCAGTGTTTGGGTGACATGCTATGCAAGCATTTGCATTAAACAAAGGTCCAAGACCATCCCTTGCAGTTGTGGCACTAGGTGCCTCAACCCAAGGAATAGTAAAAAAACTTCTTCCTAATATATATTTATCATAATCTTCATTATTCATCTCTTGTTGAGATGAATATAGAGTTGTTGTAAATAATAGTAAAAATGCTAAGAGATTAAAGTTTAGTTTCATCTGCGTCTGTTACATCATCTTTTGTTAAGCTTATTCCATTTGCACTAGCAACATCAACCATAGTATCACCAAGTTTTCTCATTTCATTTTTAAGTTTTACAATCACTTTTGACATAGGACTTGTTGGTCTTATTTGATAATCAAAATGTTCTTTTGTTTTTGCAGTTTCGTCTACTAAGGCAATTTTTTCTTCAATTGATTTCATAAGTTTTTCAATTTTTGCTTTAGAATCTCCATCCACTTTATCTAAAAGAGATGGGCCATATTTTTTCCCATTATAAGTTGAAGTTAAAATGTTTTTGAAACCTTGATAATTCATAGCGATATCTCTATGCGTGTTATCAGAAAAACAAGAGTGTTCATCTTCTTCAGATGGTGTTAATACCGCAACTGCAATTCTTTCATTTGCTAATTCTGATTTCATAAATACACCCATACCTGCAATGATTTGTTTTAAAGCATCATTTTGAGATATGTTTTTTGATGCATTATCACCTTTTAATTGATCTAAAATAGCAGCTCTATATAATCCTTTAGTTCCATCAACATTTTTTGCCCAAGCAGAAGTTACAACTTCTAAGTCACTTACTATTTTTTGTGAAGCAGCTTTTAAATACTCTAATCTTCTTGGAGCATCTACATCACTTGTAAAGTCACTAAGTGGTCTTTGACCTGCTGTCATTGGTCCATTAGTAATTGAATCTTTTAAGAAATTTGAATAATCTTGATCTTGTCCCCATAATAAAAATTCTACGGCATGGTATCCACTTGCAACATTTGCCTCTCCACCATTTTCATTTAATTCTGAAATAGCATTAGCAGTAATTTTTGTTACATCAACTGGTTTTGCATCTTCTCCTCCTGGATTAAATACTCCAACAGTATCAATAATATTACCTGCTGTTTTTTTACCATTTGCATCAATTGTATAATCAATCATATTTTCATCTAATGGCCAAGCATTAATTTGTCCTTCTAAGGCATCATAACTTTTTGCAACCCATCCATCTTCTGCATCAATTGGACCATTTGATAATCTAAATGCTTCAGTTTGACCATAACTTTCTCTTGAAGTTAACCAAGCATTTTTTGCATTTTGTAAACTTTCTTCTGTAGGATTAGAAGCAAATTTATCAATTGCTGTTACCAAAGCTTTTGCATCATTTAATGCATCTGTATAATTATCAATTGCAATATTAGCATAAGCTTCTAATATTGTTTTTGATTTAACAACTTCTTGTTTAGTGCCAGTATTTGATTCCGTAACGCAACCAGTTAGTGCAATTGCAGTTACAACTGAAAGTGAGATTAGTAGTTTTTTTGTGTTATTCATATTTTATTTTCCTTTTAAAATGCGTAAGTTACGCTTGGTTTAGATTTTATTATAATTGTTATACCATCATAATCAACATAAGTCAGATGTCAGAGAAAAACGCAATATCTCATGATTCTGTATCTTTTTCATTTATTCCTTTCTTTAGATTAAGCAAGCAACTCTTTTGCAAATAAATGTGCTTTAGTTGAATCAATATTCTTATGTTTCATATTCAAAACTTTAACTATTGAACATACCATTCTTGAACTCTTTTCAAGACCAGATTCTCTAAGTACTTTTCTAATTTCTCTTTTCAAAAGTAAATCAGACATGAATTAATCCTTTATGATAATAATTCTCATAATCCTACAAAAAGAAAACTTAATTTATGATAAAATGATAATTATTATCATTAAAATTTAAGATATTTTATGTTTTTTTTGCTAAAAGGTAAAATATCTTATAATATTAATAATGATTATCTAAATTGATTATGTTAATAAACTATTAATTAATTACTTATATAATACAAATAAAAAAAGGTAATTTTTGTATAAACTAATTATTATGCTAGTTCTCTGTTCATTACTTAATGCAAATGAATTAGAAGTGTTAAAAGATAGCAAAAAAGTACTAAGACAAACAGAAAAGAAGATAATCCAAAAGAACTATGAATCTTCAAAAAATGATTGGATATCTCCAATTACTATTAGCTCAGGATTAAACAGAAGTCATTCTTTTAATTCTGAAAGTGATAGTTTAACAAAAAGTGTTTCAATTGGATTTTCTCAATCAATATATAAATCAGGAGGAATAGAGTTTACAATCAAGAATGCAAAAGATGTGCTAAACTCTGATCTAATAGCTTGGGAGATTGAAAATAAAGCAATTTTAGAGACAATTTACGAGACTTTATTAGAAATTAAAAAGGTAAAACTGCAAATTGAACAAAGTGAATACTCTTTAAAAAATAAAGAAATAGAGTTAATCTTAAAAAAAATTCAATATGAAGCTGGAAATGCAGATATTACAGAATTAAATGATGCAATTATGTCAAAAAATACTCAATACAAAGAGAATATATCTTTAAAAAATTCACTAAAAGATAAAGAATATGAATTGTCTAAATATACAAATTTAAAATATAACCAAATAGATTTGATTGACTTTAAAATAATAGACAAAAATGAATTTTTGAAAAATAATTTGAATATTAAATATGAAAATTCTAAAGTGAAAGTTTTAGATAGTTCTTATAAAAAGTTAAAGAGCTCGTATCTTCCTCAACTTTCAGTGGGAACAAATTATTCATATTCAAGAAATGAAAATCTTCAAAGTGATACGCAATCAACTTCAAAAAATGGTTCTATTTCTTTGAATTTATCTATGCCTATTTATGATATAAATAAATCTAGTACAGTAGAAAAATCAAGATTAGAACTTCTTAAACAAAAAATTGCACTTAATGATATAAAAGATGAAACTTTGTATGAGTATGAACAAATATTAACTCAAATAGATACATATGAACAACAAAGTAAAATTATAAAAGAAAATTTAAATTTATATGATGAATTAATAAATGCTAATCGGAATTCAAATGAATCAGGAATGAGTTCTGATTATGATTTAGAGATATTGGAAAACACAAAAAAAATTAATGAATATGATTTGACAATAAATAATATTGATATAAAACTTCAATATTCTAAATTATATTTTAAAACAAAGGTATAAAAAGATGAATGAAACTTTACAAAATGATTTAGATAAATATAAAAGTAAAAAAGGAAAGAAAAGTAATCTTTTTATAGGAATATTTTTATTATTGATTATTGTTGGACTTTGTTTTTATTTTTTTATGTTTAATCAAAATGAACAAAAAGAGTTTCATTATGATACTTCCAAAATCAAGAAAGGTGATTTAGAAGTAGTAGTTTCAGCTACAGGAAATTTAAAACCAACAAATAGTGTAGATATTGGAATTGAAGTTTCAGGAACAATAAAAGATATATATGTAGATTTTAATGATGAAGTTAAAGTAGGGCAAATATTAGCAAAACTTGATACTACAAAATTACAATCACAAGTAGATAGTTCAAAAGCTTCATTAACTATTGCAAAAGCAAATTTAAAAGAAAATGAAGTAAATGTAAAAAGTAAAAAATTAACTTATACTAGAACATTAAGAATGTATGAACAGTCAGGTGGAAAATATCCTTCTCAAAATATACTTGATGAATCAAAATTTGATTATGAAAGTGCTCTTTCAAGCTTTGATTCAATGGAAGCAAAAGTAAAACAAGCAGAGTTTAATCTAAAAACTGATGAACAAAATCTTGATAAAGCAGTTGTAAAATCATCTATTAATGGAATAGTTTTAAATAGAGCAGTAGAAGTAGGACAAACAGTTGCTGCATCTATGTCAACACCTGTATTATTCACTTTAGCAAAAGATTTATCAAAAATGGATTTAGTAGTAAGTATAGATGAAGCAGATGTTGCAGATATAAAAAAAGGGTTAAATGTCACCTTTACAGTTGATGCTTATCCAAAAGAGACATTTAAAGGAAAGATAAAACAAGTAAGACTAAATCCTGTAGAAGTAAATGGGGTAGTTACATATGAAACTGTAGTTTTAGTAGACAATGAAAAACTATTTTTAAGACCAGGAATGACTGCTAGTGCAGAGATTATTACAAAAGAATCAAAAGATAAATTACTTGTACCAAATAGTGCTTTAAGATTTAAGCCTACTTTGAAAAATAAAGAGAACAAAAATGGGGCTGGAATAGTTGGTCCTAAGAGACCAATGGTAAAAAGAGAAGCAAAAAGTGTAGGGAAAATAGAATTTGGGAATGTTTGGATATTAAAAGACAATAAACCACAAAGAATAAGAATAAAAATTTTGGATACAAACGGTACGGTTACAAGTGTTGAATCAAAAGACTTAAAAGTAGATGATGAAGTAATTATTTCTCAAAGTAGTGATGATGAATGATAATGAAGTAGTAATTGAGTTTAAAAATATAGTTAAGACCTATGGAAAAGGGGAAGCTATAACTCATGCCTTAAATGGTATAGATTTTTCTATAAGAAGAGGAGAATTCATATCTATAATGGGAGCAAGTGGAAGTGGTAAATCAACTTCTATGAATATAATAGGTTGTTTAGATTCTCCAAGTAGTGGAGAATATCTGTTTAATAACATAAATGTAGAAAAACTAAATAGAAACCAATTAGCAGTAATAAGAAAGAATTATATTGGTTTTGTTTTTCAAGGCTTCAATCTTTTAGGCAGAACAAGCGCTTTAGAAAATGTGGAATTACCATTAATTTATAGAAAGGTTCCAACAAAACAAAGAAAAATCTTAGCAATGGAAGCTTTAAAAAAAGTTGGTTTAGAAAGTGTTGCAAATAATGCACCTTCTCAACTTTCAGGTGGACAACAACAGCGTGTTGCAATTGCAAGAGCATTAGTAACCGATCCTTTAATACTTTTAGCAGATGAGCCAACTGGAAATTTAGACAGTATAAAAAGTGTTGAAATATTGAATTTATTAAAACAGTTAAATGAAGAGTTAAATATCACAATTATTATGATAACCCATGAAGAGGAGATGGCAGCTTATTCAAATAGGATAATTTATTTTAGAGATGGACATATCGATGATAGTTTGAAAAAAGGATTTAAATAATGTTATTAAAAGCCTTTTTAATTGCCATAAAAGAGATAAGAAGAAATATCTTACGCTCTATTTTAACAGTTTTGGGAATAGTAATTGGAGTTGCTTCTGTTATAGGAATGGTTATGCTAGGTGATGGAACAACCGCTAGTGTAAAAGAAAATATTGAAAAACTTGGAACAAATATGTTAATCCTTCGTGTTGGACAAGAAAGAAGAGGAGGGCCTAGAACTGATAACAGTGCAAAAGCTTTCAAGATTGATGATGTTACTGCAATAAAGAATCAAATTGATAATATGAAAGCAGTAGCACCTGATAATAGTACAGGAGTCAATTTAATCTATTTAAATAAGAGTTATACCTCAAGTGTTGTTGGTACAAACAATGATTATTTTGTAATAAAAGATTGGAAACTAAAAGAGGGAAGATATTTTGATGAAAGTGAATTAAATAGTGGAAAATCATCTTGTATTTTAGGTACCACAATTGTCAAACAACTATTTGGAAGTGAAAATCCAGTGGGAGCTAAAATAAGACTAAAAAACTTTTCCTGTAATGTCATTGGAGTATTAGAGTCAAAGGGAGCTTCAACTTTTGGACAAGATCAAGATGAGATAGTAGTTGTTCCTTTACGAATGTTACAAAGAAAGATTCAAGGAAATAAAGATGTAAAATCTATAATTATTTCTGTAAATTCAAATAAAAACATCAAAAAAGCCAAAAAAGATATTACACTTTTGATGCAAGATAGAAGAAGTATAAAAGTAGGGGAAAGTGATAACTTCTATATAAGGGATATGGAAGATTTACTTTCTTCTATGACTTCTACAACACAAATGTTAACTTATTTATTAGGTTCAATTGCAGCAATTAGTTTACTTGTGGGAGGTATTGGTATTATGAATATTATGCTTGTATCTGTAACTGAGAGAACAAAAGAGATAGGAATAAGACTTGCTATTGGTGCAATGGAGAGTGAAGTTTTGCTTCAATTCTTAGTTGAAGCTATAGTTTTATCTACACTTGGTGGAATTATTGGAATAATATTAGGTATTAGTATAGGTTATATCGGTGTTTCATCTTTTGATTTACCATTTATAATAAATGAAAAAATAATTTTAATAGCATTTTTCTTTTCTACTCTTATAGGTGTTGTTTTTGGATATTTCCCTGCAAGAAAAGCTGCAAGACTTAACCCAATTGATGCATTAAGATATGAATAGATTATAATTATAATAACGATTATCAATTTTAATTGAAACTTAAGCTTCTCTTTGTTAATATCCCATTAACTTTTAGTTAACCTCATTAACTCTGTGTTAACTAAATGAAAATGGAGTATTAGCATGAATGGAAACAAAGATAGAAAGATTGAATCAAAAGAGATATTTCAAAAAGGAAACTCTATTCAAATCATCCATGATGGACAAGCTTATTATCTAAAAATAACAAAATCAAATAAACTAATACTTACCAAATAAACAAAGTCTAGCCAGCAAAAGTAATTTTTCTACATATAGCCAGCCAAAAAATCAAATCAAATCTTTTTAAATAGTCAAATTATTTTCTATTTAAAACTTTTATTTCTTGGAGGAAATGAGTGGAAAAATATATCGTAAGTAAAAAACATAAAACTACAAACTATTTAGGTGCATCAGTTGTAACAGCTAGTGTATTATTATCAAGTCCAGTTATTCTAAATGCGGATACAACTATGTCGAATCCTACAGTTTTACCCATAAATGTAGTAGAGACAAAAGAAAAAGAACAAAACTATACAAATAGTTATAAAGTAAATAAATCTTCTTCATCAAAAATCACACAAGATTTAATTGATACTCCCCAAACAATTTCTGTAGTAACTGAAAAAGTATTAAAAGAACAACAAGCAACAACTCTACAAGAAGCTTTGAGAAATACTCCTGGTATTACTTTAAACTTAGGTGAAAATGGTAGTACAAATGATAAAAATAATATCATGATGAGAGGTTTTGATACTCAATCTAGTATTTATAAAGATGGGGTAAGAGATAGTTCAAACTCTGTAAAAGATATGTATAATACTGAAGCTGTAGAAATTACAAAAGGTGCAGTTGGAGCTGATAATGGAAGAGGTGTTTCATCTGGATATATAAATCAAGTAACAAAATCACCTAAAAATAAAGATGCTGCTGAGATTAGTTTGGGTTATAGTACAGGTGAAAATGGAAGGGTAACAGCTGATTTAAATAAAAAATTAAATGAAACAACTGGTTTAAGAATAAATTTACTAAAACATAAAGGCGATGTAGCAGGAAGAGATGTTCTAGAGATAGATAGAACAGGAATAGCTGCTTCATTGGGGTTTGGAATAGGAACAAACACTAGAACTACAATCAATTATGAAAGATTTAAGCAAGATGATATCCCTGATGCAGGAGTACCTACTATTGGGCTTAATAGTGTACCTTATTTTGCATTAGAAGCTGCAGGTATAAGTCCTAAAAAAGCTGATAGAGAAGACTTTTATGGTAGTAAATCTGATTTTGAAAAAGCTACTTCAGATACATTTGGTTTATTATTTGAACATGATTTCTCTGATTCTACAACAATAAGTAATATTACGAAATATTCAAAAACGAAACAAAGAATGATAACAAGAGGATTAGCCTCTGCTGATGTAACAGATGTAAATAATCCTAATTCTTGGACTGTTAATAGGTTTTCTAATCAAAAGTGGGAAGAAAATGAAATAATTGTAAATAAAACAAATCTTTCGTCAAGCTTTGAAACAGGGAGTATTTCACATAGTTTGAGTACAGGATTAGAGTTTATAAAAGAGAAAAAGACATCAAAATCTTATAAAAATGTAGGAGCTATGTCAGCTGCAAATTTATATAATCCAAATCCAAGTGATTCACTTACAGGAAGAGATTTATCATTTACTCCTAAAAATCTTAAAGTTGAGGTTGAAACTGCAGGTGTATATTTATTTGATTCTATTTCCTTAACTGATAAATTTATGTTTATAGGGGGAGGAAGACTTGATAAATATAAATTAAAAGAATCAGGTATTGAAAGTTATACTGAAGTAAGAAGAGGACCTACATTATATCGTCCTGTTGATATTGAAGATAGTGGTACTTTAAAAAGTTGGAAATTAGGTTTTGTTTATAAACCACTAGAAAATGGAAGCATATACATTTCTCATGCCACTTCTCAGTTACAACCAGGAGGAAAATTATCACCTTTATCAACTTCTGATACTAGTTTAGATAATCCAAATAAAGACCCTGAGGAATCAACAACGACTGAGATAGGTACAAAATGGAATTTCTTAGATAATCGATTATCTTTAACAGCAGCCATATATAAAACTTTGGCAAAGAATCAAATAACAGAAGAAGATGATGGAACATATACACAAGAAGGTGAAAAAGAGGTAAAAGGTATCGAAATTGGAATTGTTGGTCAAGTTACTGATAAATTTTCAATTAGTGCAGGGTTTGCTAAAGATAAAACAAAATCTAAAGCAAAAGGTAGAAGTGATGATGGTGCAGCTTTAAGATTTACACCTGATTGGAGTGCAACTTTATGGAGTACTTATAACTTTACGCCAGCCTTTACTGTTGGGTTAGGTGCCACATATATGGGTGAACAAAAAGTTTCATCATCAAAATCAGGACAAGATACTCCTGTAAATGGAAGAATGACAGTAATAGAAGACTTCTTAGTATTTGATGCTATGGCTTCATATAAAATAGATAAACATTCATCTTTGCAGTTAAATGTTTACAACATTGCAGATGAAGAGTATGTCGCAAATACCAATAAAGATGGATTTAGATATACACCAGGAGCTGCAAGGTCAGCTTTATTAACTTATAGTTATAAATTTTAATCAAAATTAGTCCCCCTTTTTGGGACTAGTTTATAAAAAGGAATAAAATGCTTTTACACATACCAAATGTATTAACAAAGGAACAAATAAAAGAGTGTAGAAAACTCTTAGATGAAGCTACTTGGATTGATGGAAAACTAACAGCTGGAAGTCAAGCTATTAATGTAAAAAGTAATCTACAACTAGCCGAAAATGATCCTTTGTTAAAACATTTAAGAGATATTATTACTTCTACTTTAAAATCAAATCCTCTTTTTGTCTCAGCTGCCTTGCCAAATCATATAATTTCACCTTTTATAAATAGATACGAAAATAGTGGTGCTTATGGAAATCATGTTGATAACTCAATTTTATATGATACAACAGTTGGTAAAAACTTTCGTACTGATATCTCTTGCTCTTTGTTTTTTACAGAACCTGAAGAGTATGAAGGTGGGGAAATGATTATAGAAGATACTTTTGGAACCCATGAAGTGAAACTTCCAGCAGGTGATCTGATACTCTATCCTTCTACTAGTTTACACAGAGTTGAACCAGTTGTCAGCGGTGTAAGAATGGTAAGTTTTATGTGGACTCAAAGTATGATTAGAAGTGCGTGGAAAAGAAGTATTTTATTTGAACTTGATAATACAATTCAAAGTTTAAGGTCAAAATATGGAGAGACTAAAGAAGCTGTAGATTTATCAATTCATTATCATAAACTAATTCAAGAATGGGCGGAACTTTAGATTGAATACTATAGAAGCAAAACTGGATTATATTCCAAATGAGATTGTTTGTGTTGATGATTATGAAAGCTTTGCAAAATCTAGGGTAGATACAAATGCTTGGGCTTATATTTCATCTGCATCAGCAGATGAAATCACTTATAGGACAAATAAGAAAGCCTTTGATAGAATACATCTTCTAAGTAGAACTTTAGAAGATGTAAAAGGTGGGAATACAAAGTTAAATCTATTTGGGCAAGAGTATGCCCATCCTATTTTTTTGGCTCCTGTTGCTTATCAAAAATTAGTCCATGATGATGGAGAAATTGCAACAGTGCAAGCTGCAAGCGCCATGGAATCTTGTATGATAGTAAGTGGTTTTTCAAGTACTTCTTTAAAAGATATATCTGATTATACTAATTCACCCTTATGGTTTCAATTATATATGCAAATTGATATGAATGACAATTTGTTTTTAATAAAAAAAGCTGAAAACTTAGGATATAAAGCACTAGTAATTACAATAGATGCTCCAATTGCAGGAATTAGAAATAAAGAACAAAAAGCAGGCTTTTGTTTACCTTCTCATATAGAAGCTATAAATTTACGAGGAATGAAACAATTAACTTTAGATTTAAACTCAACTCAAAGTAGCATTTTCGATGGGGTTATGGCACATTCTCCTACTTGGGCAGATATAAAATTTATAAAAGAAAATACGAAACTACCAGTTATTTTAAAAGGTATTACTCACCCCTCTTATGCAAGAAAAGCACTTGAACTTGGGATTGATGGTATTATTGTCTCAAATCATGGAGGAAGAACTTTAGATACCCTTGTTCCAACAATTGATATTTTACCAAAGATTGTTGAGGCAGTTGGTGGAAAAATCCCAGTTTTACTAGATGGTGGAATTAGAAGAGGAACTGATATTTTAAAAGCTCTTGCTTTTGGAGCAAGTGCTGTTTTAGTTGGCAGACCACTTATGTTTGCACTTGCTACATCAGGAGCTTTAGGTGTGGCACATATTATAAAAATATTAAGGGATGAGTTAGAAATCTCTATGGCACTTACGGGATGTAAAACCCTTGAAGATGTTACAAAAGAAATTTTATTTTGAAAAGAAGGATTTAAATGCATAAAAAGTTTTTATTTAAAGTGCATATGATTTTAGGGTTAACAGCTGGAGTTATTTTACTAATTATGGGAATAACTGGTGCAATGTTATCTTATCAAAAAGAGATATTAAAATATATAAATAAAGATAGTTATATAATAGAAGTTCCAAGTACAAAAAGACTATCTTCAAAAGCGATATTAGAAAAATTTGAACAAAAATTTCCTGATGCTAAAATAAATTCATTTATTTTTTCTAGTAGTGCAAATAGATCTGTAGTTATTAATATAAAAGCTAATGGTGAGGGCAAACAAGCAAGAAGAGGAATAAATTATTATATTAATCCCTATACGGCTGAAATATTACCAAATACAAAGGGTTATGAATTCTTTAAATTTATTGAAATAGTTCATAGAGGACTAATCATTGGGAATATTGGAAAACAGATAACTGGAATCTGTACCTTTGCCCTTTTAATACTTATGTTTAGTGGAATATATGTTTATTGGAAAAGAATAAAAAACTCATTTTTCAAAAGTTTTATTTTTAGTTTTAAGGATAAAAAAAGAGCATTTTTGTCTAATATGCACTTTGCAATTGGAATGTGGGTCATACCTTTTTATTTGTTTTTGTCTTTTACTGGACTTGCCTTGTCTTATGATTGGGTGAAAGATGGATTATATAAAGTATCAGGGGTTGAAAAACCTATACGACAAAAAAGAATGCCAACACCAAAAAATAAAAAAGATGAAGTTACAGTTTCTATATCAAATGAGAAGATAGAAAAAATAGTTCAATTATTTAATAAAAATGTCAAAGAGTATGAAAATGCTAATTTACAAATTGGTAAAAAAAGTGATGTAATAAAAATAAGTTATTTTGCAAAAAATGCCATACATGATAGAGCAAGAAGTGAAATAACACTAAATACAAAAACAAATAAAGTAATAAAAAATGATAAATTTGAAGATAAAGCATTAAGTGATAGATTGATGAAAAGTCTTGTTCCTCTTCATACAGGAGAATACTTTGGTCTTATAGTTCAAGGAATATTAGGACTATCATCTTTAATGATGGTACTATTTACAATAACTGGTTTTATGATGTACTTTAAAAGAAAAAAGAAAAAAGCTACAAAAAAATATAATCTAACAAAAAACACCTACTAATTGGCTATTTTTCCTAGTAATATAAATAAAAACTAGGAAAAAGCTTGTGAAACAAATTCTTTGGTTTAGACGTGATTTAAGAATAAGAGATAATAAAATCTTAGAAAAAGCATCTAATGAAGTAATGCCCATATTTATTTTTGATAAAAATATTTTAGAGAAACTTGATATTGAGGATAAAAGAGTCACTTTTATTTATGATGCAGTATTAGCTTTAAGAAAATCACTTCAAAGTCTTGGTTTAGATTTATATATATTTTATGATATTCCTAAAAATGTATTTATTGAACTTGAGAAGTTAGGTTTTGATGAAGTTTTATGTTCAAGTGATTTTGATTCATATGCTATAAAAAGAGATAAACAGATAAATGAAATAATACCTTTAAAAAGATATTTAGACTCATTTTTAATCAATCCCAGAAAAAACCTAAAAAAAGATGGAATACCTTATAAGGTATTTACTCCTTTTT is a window of Arcobacter sp. F2176 DNA encoding:
- a CDS encoding PepSY domain-containing protein, with the translated sequence MHKKFLFKVHMILGLTAGVILLIMGITGAMLSYQKEILKYINKDSYIIEVPSTKRLSSKAILEKFEQKFPDAKINSFIFSSSANRSVVINIKANGEGKQARRGINYYINPYTAEILPNTKGYEFFKFIEIVHRGLIIGNIGKQITGICTFALLILMFSGIYVYWKRIKNSFFKSFIFSFKDKKRAFLSNMHFAIGMWVIPFYLFLSFTGLALSYDWVKDGLYKVSGVEKPIRQKRMPTPKNKKDEVTVSISNEKIEKIVQLFNKNVKEYENANLQIGKKSDVIKISYFAKNAIHDRARSEITLNTKTNKVIKNDKFEDKALSDRLMKSLVPLHTGEYFGLIVQGILGLSSLMMVLFTITGFMMYFKRKKKKATKKYNLTKNTY